A section of the Rhizobium sp. BT03 genome encodes:
- a CDS encoding invasion associated locus B family protein produces MKKFLKSGMKRVLWTIAPILISIACASPSFSQSPDGQEPEQAPAQPAPAIKSQKFDDWYYRCTGSAGTEACEVAQVAQVTKDGKPVNILTLAISAPPAPAAPSDKGKGKARLMLTALLPLNVFLPSGLSIKADGKPVAKLDYRNCNQTGCWAQLALDTKMTAALKKGAAAEGLVRLMNGQDVNIRFSLKGLKPALDELQSVAAK; encoded by the coding sequence ATGAAGAAATTTTTGAAAAGCGGCATGAAGAGGGTCCTTTGGACGATCGCCCCCATTCTGATATCGATCGCCTGCGCGAGCCCATCCTTTTCGCAATCTCCTGATGGTCAAGAACCGGAACAGGCGCCGGCGCAACCTGCGCCGGCGATAAAATCGCAGAAATTCGACGACTGGTATTATCGCTGCACGGGTTCGGCAGGCACCGAGGCCTGCGAAGTCGCACAGGTGGCGCAAGTCACCAAGGACGGCAAACCCGTCAATATCCTGACGCTGGCGATATCCGCGCCGCCGGCGCCTGCCGCGCCTTCCGACAAAGGCAAGGGCAAGGCGCGGCTGATGCTGACCGCCCTTCTGCCGCTCAATGTTTTCCTGCCCTCGGGCCTGTCGATCAAGGCCGACGGCAAGCCCGTCGCCAAGCTCGATTACCGCAATTGCAACCAGACCGGATGCTGGGCGCAGCTGGCGCTGGATACCAAGATGACTGCGGCGCTGAAGAAGGGCGCGGCGGCCGAGGGGCTGGTGCGGCTGATGAACGGCCAGGACGTCAATATCCGCTTCTCGCTGAAGGGGCTGAAGCCGGCCCTCGACGAGCTTCAGTCCGTCGCCGCGAAGTAG
- a CDS encoding ShlB/FhaC/HecB family hemolysin secretion/activation protein, whose product MTIEIRYFLIAGAALAVVIAPAYAQTPADDFNRRQEEQSQTQRLDALRRATPGGGTDAENGALPAAPGNGACFDIARVEIDGASLLSAQEIGKVTAPYGNRCVGLAEINAVLRDVTHLYIDHGYVTSRAYVPQQDIRTTRILRLLVVEGTLSDIYLNGRKVAGNASLATAFPGLIGRVVNIRDIEQGLDQMNRLQANDAKSAMLPGPKDGTSILNIENRPGRPWHVSFGNNNMGQESTGFSRSSASLGYDDLLGINDQWNFSYEHSGPSYPWENDGNGYGNSYSGSVSVPYGYSTLSLNGSWYQYESAVEGNFSTLETSGNSGQAGLGIDRVISRDKDSITTVRSGLTYKQTNNFLLGNLIEVGSRRYTVGDIGISHSRRMFGGIWMFDASFDKGLGLFDAVDPGDPGAGNADPRFSKFNATVSVTQPFQAAGRQFEFTSLLSGQYSLDNLLGAEQISLGGYSNVRGTRESVLFGNNGMFSHNEIVWRTQSNQGGGAAAKAFGELRPYLGFDYGHVYAQKRFDISGGDLASWTAGIRAVGGNISADLGYSDIVASSLDDVDGGLFYFSASAHW is encoded by the coding sequence ATGACCATAGAAATTCGATACTTTTTGATTGCCGGCGCCGCCCTCGCAGTGGTGATCGCCCCCGCTTACGCGCAAACGCCTGCCGATGATTTCAACCGCCGCCAGGAAGAGCAGTCGCAGACCCAGCGACTTGATGCCCTGCGGCGCGCCACACCAGGCGGCGGCACGGATGCGGAAAACGGCGCTTTGCCCGCCGCACCGGGCAACGGCGCCTGTTTCGACATCGCGCGGGTCGAGATCGATGGGGCGAGCCTGCTGTCGGCCCAGGAGATCGGCAAGGTGACGGCGCCTTACGGCAACCGCTGCGTCGGCCTCGCCGAGATCAATGCGGTCCTGAGGGATGTCACGCATCTCTATATCGATCATGGCTATGTGACCTCGCGCGCCTATGTGCCGCAGCAGGATATCCGCACGACCAGGATCCTCCGTCTGCTGGTCGTCGAAGGCACGCTCTCCGACATCTATCTCAATGGCCGGAAAGTGGCCGGCAATGCTTCGCTGGCGACCGCCTTTCCCGGCCTGATCGGCCGCGTCGTCAATATCCGCGATATCGAGCAGGGGCTCGACCAGATGAACCGGCTGCAGGCCAACGACGCCAAATCGGCGATGCTACCCGGCCCGAAGGACGGAACCTCGATCCTCAACATCGAAAACCGTCCGGGCCGGCCCTGGCACGTCTCCTTCGGCAACAACAATATGGGGCAGGAGAGCACCGGCTTTTCCCGCAGCTCGGCATCGCTCGGCTACGATGACCTGCTCGGCATCAATGACCAGTGGAATTTCTCCTACGAGCACAGCGGCCCGAGCTATCCGTGGGAGAATGACGGAAATGGCTACGGCAACAGCTATTCCGGCAGCGTCAGCGTGCCCTACGGCTACTCCACCCTGTCGCTGAACGGCTCCTGGTACCAATATGAAAGTGCGGTCGAGGGAAACTTCAGCACGCTCGAAACCTCTGGCAATTCGGGGCAGGCCGGTCTCGGCATCGATCGCGTTATCTCTCGCGACAAGGATTCGATCACAACCGTCCGCAGCGGCCTGACCTACAAGCAGACCAACAACTTCCTGCTCGGCAATCTGATCGAGGTCGGCAGCCGCCGCTATACGGTCGGCGATATCGGCATTTCCCATTCCCGCCGCATGTTCGGCGGCATCTGGATGTTCGACGCCAGCTTCGACAAGGGGCTCGGTCTCTTCGATGCGGTCGACCCAGGGGATCCCGGCGCCGGCAATGCCGATCCGCGATTTTCGAAATTCAACGCCACCGTCAGCGTGACGCAGCCGTTCCAGGCCGCCGGCCGGCAGTTCGAATTCACCTCGCTGCTCAGCGGTCAATATTCCCTAGACAATCTGCTCGGGGCCGAACAGATCTCGCTCGGCGGCTACAGCAATGTCCGCGGCACGCGCGAAAGCGTGCTCTTCGGCAATAATGGCATGTTCAGCCACAACGAGATCGTCTGGAGAACGCAGTCCAACCAGGGCGGCGGCGCGGCGGCGAAGGCGTTCGGCGAACTGCGCCCCTATCTCGGCTTCGACTACGGCCATGTCTATGCGCAAAAACGCTTCGACATATCAGGCGGCGACCTCGCCAGCTGGACGGCCGGCATCCGGGCTGTCGGCGGCAATATCAGCGCCGACCTCGGCTATTCCGACATTGTTGCAAGCAGCCTCGACGATGTCGACGGCGGGCTCTTTTATTTCAGCGCATCCGCTCATTGGTAA
- a CDS encoding hemagglutinin repeat-containing protein — protein sequence MSKRLGKSTTTLHGVAEADRRSVRKITHAARQSLALLLSSLLVFQPMLANAQSVSASTTAPAANQPGVGVAPNGVPLIDIVTPNSQGLSHNKYDNFNVGTPGLILNNFKGEIGNSNLGGVTPGNANLNSSGPASVILNEVTSGNRSALNGAIEVFGGRADVVIANPNGITCDGCGFINTPHATLTTGAPRIGADGKLNGFSVNGGDVTIGPNGGNFSAGSGAVDLFDIVSRTVHVNGPVYGKSMRVTAGASNFDYATGDAQALAPISGTPEYAIDGTALGAMQADRIKIVVTENGAGVRMSGDLAANTNELSLSADGKISLGNVSGEQGVSISSKAKVTAAKVTSKAKVEVQADQGITLDTVAADGDIVLSSGSGLLSASGEVNSAANVVMSSSNGITAGSVVAGNALTLSATAGDIQIAGAVKSTDALAITATSGAIAAASLVSGSGLTLSAGADIGISGDILAQGNVAASGSSIAAATVASGVDFAATAQSANGTLVLQQAGDMSLTATNGSIAVSNALLSSGNLSATASQNIAYNKLQSLGSAALTAAGQISYGNPTSTTGNLAFTTTNVDLSNGAAGNIAVGGTLTFNADSANLSNSSLTLGGFALNLTGTADLSGATINAVTSAGGSGDIAINADGLSTSAGTALLAADDLTLTLPSLTNAGQLAAGDDLTLNISGNFTNSATGLAYAGNDARLFIGGVLTNNQGAILAGNDLEIAGTASGLRNTEVTNISGLIQAGNDMSILTGNLSNKRTATPQWTTGTLISSGVVTGFTLNPAAAGLPFGYLETADQNMFQLYAGVDPGLWQDYEPLLWSKATLADGTTYRAWTWISADGPEKVTPIIDWIRARVPRDANGNPVADANNPSRYFIVDEVNFSGSDESTTYSWDWSSHLSQSVYEDRLTGTLSPEATIRASRNLTIDATNLTNSYSSIEAGGDATLKGSTLTNTGVTLFRTTTTTCSAQGACTAYDANGHANPSKNIANGTTIVSSVQAIGGVSANIKAHGALSVDFGNVNNTSAAGSMAGGASVAAASNPGDPLSALSGLTAGGALFNVNSGLGTTLVASTNPQSGGFGKRIPGQTFLFETRADFLDLSKFYGSNYFMERIGYQPDTTIPFLGDAYFENQLIDTQLRQLVGEGLGRSTFIAGNSAIEQMKTLLDNGADYANDHHLAVGQGLTPAQAAALTESIVLYLWQTIDGVQVLAPVVYVAAADRQKLTGAGAVMAGGSVDMDVGDLANSGLIASAGGLTVTGKTIQGSGTFLSRGDTVLNATNGITLAAQTMTIGGQNMVNTNAGVTASGNVQLAGGSGDLALKGVKVNATGDATLSGKNVTLDAAKVENDGQQNATGTQVASGKALTIKATDNVNVIGSSAKAGTTLDVTADKGSVAVVSTDVARNNQSGYTRTLSTDQQQSQLSAGTKATITAGDDILLSGSSVKAKGDVALSAGDDINITAAQEQSASTFGKKSASSITHVGSEISAGGDLSVTAGNSTGDHDLNIVGSKLAADGKVGLKADGDVTIAEATDTATLDTKLNLKGGFLGKSEKTTTHLETTTAVGSAISGGGGVDITSGKDTVVSASKIEAGKEDGTTPANLNITTGGDLVIASGKDTSAKDDKGSRSGFLSKGSSSHKSYDETTVGSQLSASGDINLDAGGAAVIAGSKVDADGSITVAADSVSIIGAQETHELEEQRKKSGFGIGGGGGFISIYGSQQNKGAQASTLNVGSALSAGEDVNLRARATDLNILGSSVDAKRDINLSAARDVNVTPGAESFSQSEQEKKSGFGLSFSAGNGGFSIGIGAQTSKDSSAQQSDTNAASALSAGRDLNISAGNNLNLQAAQASAERDVILFAAKDINLLSAADKTNYEEIHEKTFAGVTLSVSSQVGQAASSIMNSAERLAGDSRVNTVTNTTIAALGFYQGYKGLKEAYKQLTDTSLDAEGLNFSVSLMAGVNHQENSSSSSSSTPVVTDIRAGRSTTLKAQDGSIISDGAQIAAGYDKFGLPTISDDPLAGDIFLSAQNGNINFNAATGTSDTSSKNSSYSVGVGVKWECGTKSKCVPGVSVNGSYGKGNDGTTGLTNYNTHVNGTGDVTILTNDLTLRGATVTGNSVTAAVRNLTVESLVDTSTANARQLNLSGSIGTDGFSASGSTQKATGDAAVVAEQSGIHAGIGGLDLTVNKKTTLVGGLLTSEAPANLNHLETGTLEVSDVDTHSRWKADTYGASIGSGGLSLAKVNDGESTTGKAYSAIGGNIGITITDPEHQTQDIDTIRRDTENTNASLPGLPDLQNILRDQYKTQADLQEAQKTMAGLVGDIASELYKQSTTQAERDFWVEGGPGRALLHAIGGGILGGVNGWEGAIKAALGGAATTLMAPAIAKLVEGMLKGTKYEGTPEGDALAKLIGATLAAGVGGAVGGAEGAGYGAANYQYNYLNHADNDALNAAKAACDSSKGADTTACGEKTRLEAKDKQQQEAYVACRQNGYGGSGCTVVLADVVAALSSYAGTISYWASPEQQRALLQELDSSGGSDQILKILAPNGIQNLTPEQKRDLPSIFGLLVSDPAGIFGIPYAIQQASDGDPAAMAQIVAIATKLRIFGSGTLGEITKAEGGTCAGGHCAVGCSFDGSTLVKTVDGFTAIRDIRPDKTLVWSRDEQGREGYKLALAKIQENHTETVYLTLKSDTNGRRQTIITTTNHPFFAIVSEKRTVPIALPEGHRYEGPIQNGFWVAAADLQPGEKLFDSDGSWSSVVNVRIEDKQLNAYNLTIADFHTYFVKQADNDNAQPVWVHNACGPDINRFIKKSTEDRTSDVFEAAQSQFDVLAKGESVGTNGGSVIASSLKDVSREEIQFAFDSADSGNKVVILGGSKSQGLDFLINDQRFELATVSKNSTVTLQRAVLEKITSNTRRDSGASIVIDGRAANLSRGTAEEAMKRVMSDAAYDKTAPTVTIYTAQGKLVYEYPK from the coding sequence ATGAGCAAAAGGCTGGGCAAGTCGACGACGACACTTCATGGCGTCGCTGAAGCCGATAGACGATCCGTTCGCAAAATCACGCACGCCGCCCGGCAATCGCTCGCACTCCTGCTGAGCAGTTTGCTGGTCTTTCAGCCGATGCTTGCCAATGCCCAGTCGGTCTCGGCGAGCACCACGGCGCCGGCCGCAAACCAGCCGGGCGTCGGTGTTGCCCCCAACGGCGTGCCGCTCATCGACATCGTCACGCCGAACAGCCAGGGCCTGTCGCACAACAAATACGACAATTTCAATGTCGGCACGCCGGGCCTGATTCTCAACAACTTCAAGGGCGAGATCGGCAACTCCAATCTCGGCGGCGTCACGCCCGGCAATGCCAATCTCAACAGCTCAGGGCCGGCATCGGTTATCCTCAACGAAGTCACCAGCGGCAACCGTTCGGCCTTGAACGGCGCGATCGAGGTGTTCGGCGGGCGCGCCGATGTCGTCATCGCCAACCCGAACGGCATCACCTGCGACGGCTGCGGCTTCATCAACACGCCGCATGCGACGCTGACGACGGGGGCGCCGCGGATCGGCGCCGATGGCAAGCTCAACGGCTTTAGCGTCAACGGCGGCGATGTCACCATCGGGCCGAACGGCGGCAATTTTTCCGCCGGATCCGGCGCGGTCGATCTGTTCGACATCGTCTCGCGCACCGTCCACGTCAACGGCCCGGTCTACGGCAAGTCGATGCGCGTGACGGCGGGTGCGTCCAATTTCGACTACGCGACGGGCGATGCTCAGGCGCTGGCGCCGATCTCCGGCACGCCGGAATATGCGATCGACGGCACCGCACTCGGCGCCATGCAGGCCGACCGCATCAAGATCGTCGTCACCGAGAATGGCGCCGGCGTGCGCATGAGCGGCGATCTTGCCGCCAACACCAACGAGCTGTCCTTGTCGGCCGACGGCAAGATCTCGCTCGGCAACGTCTCCGGCGAGCAGGGTGTTTCGATCTCTTCGAAGGCGAAGGTGACGGCTGCCAAGGTCACCTCGAAAGCAAAGGTCGAGGTTCAGGCGGATCAGGGTATCACCCTCGATACGGTCGCCGCCGATGGCGATATCGTGCTTTCAAGCGGCAGCGGCCTGTTGAGTGCCAGCGGCGAGGTCAACAGCGCCGCCAACGTGGTGATGTCGTCATCGAACGGCATTACGGCCGGCAGCGTCGTCGCCGGCAATGCGCTCACCCTGTCCGCGACCGCGGGCGACATCCAGATTGCCGGTGCGGTCAAGAGCACCGATGCGCTGGCGATCACCGCGACATCTGGCGCGATCGCCGCAGCCTCGCTCGTCAGCGGCAGCGGCCTCACGCTTTCCGCCGGCGCCGACATCGGCATCTCCGGCGATATACTGGCGCAGGGCAACGTCGCGGCTTCAGGCAGCTCGATTGCAGCTGCAACCGTCGCCTCCGGTGTCGATTTCGCCGCCACCGCCCAGTCCGCCAACGGCACGCTGGTGCTGCAGCAGGCGGGCGACATGAGCCTAACCGCCACAAATGGTTCGATCGCCGTCAGCAATGCGCTGCTCAGCAGCGGCAATCTTTCGGCCACGGCGAGCCAGAATATTGCCTATAACAAGCTCCAGAGCCTCGGCAGCGCAGCGCTCACGGCCGCGGGCCAGATCAGTTACGGCAATCCGACCAGCACCACCGGCAACCTGGCCTTCACCACCACCAACGTCGATCTCTCCAATGGCGCCGCCGGCAACATCGCCGTCGGCGGCACGCTGACATTCAACGCCGATAGCGCCAATCTCAGCAATAGCAGCCTCACACTCGGTGGCTTCGCCCTCAATCTCACCGGCACGGCCGATCTCAGCGGCGCCACCATCAACGCCGTCACCAGTGCCGGCGGTTCCGGCGACATCGCCATCAATGCCGACGGTCTCTCCACCTCGGCCGGCACGGCGCTTCTCGCCGCCGACGACCTGACGCTGACGCTGCCGTCGCTGACCAATGCCGGACAATTGGCGGCCGGCGACGATCTGACCCTCAACATTTCCGGCAACTTCACCAACAGCGCCACGGGCCTTGCCTACGCCGGCAACGACGCCCGCCTGTTCATCGGCGGGGTGCTCACCAACAATCAGGGTGCCATCCTCGCCGGCAACGACCTTGAGATCGCCGGAACGGCATCGGGGCTGAGAAACACTGAGGTCACCAATATCTCCGGCCTCATCCAGGCCGGAAACGACATGTCGATCCTGACCGGCAACCTGAGCAACAAGCGGACCGCCACGCCGCAATGGACGACCGGGACGCTGATTTCCTCCGGCGTCGTCACCGGCTTCACGCTCAATCCCGCCGCCGCCGGCCTGCCTTTCGGCTATCTCGAGACTGCAGATCAGAACATGTTCCAGCTCTATGCCGGCGTCGATCCGGGCTTGTGGCAGGATTATGAGCCGCTGCTCTGGTCGAAGGCGACGCTCGCCGACGGCACGACCTATCGCGCCTGGACCTGGATCTCGGCCGACGGCCCGGAGAAGGTCACGCCGATCATCGACTGGATCAGAGCCCGGGTGCCGCGGGATGCGAACGGCAATCCGGTGGCCGATGCCAACAATCCGTCGCGCTATTTCATCGTCGACGAGGTGAATTTCAGCGGCTCGGATGAAAGCACCACCTATTCATGGGACTGGTCGTCTCATCTCAGCCAGTCGGTCTACGAGGACCGCCTGACCGGCACGCTCAGCCCGGAAGCAACGATCCGTGCAAGCCGCAACCTCACCATCGACGCCACCAATCTCACCAATTCCTACAGCTCGATCGAGGCCGGCGGCGACGCGACGCTGAAGGGCTCGACACTGACCAACACCGGCGTCACCCTCTTCCGCACGACGACGACGACCTGCAGCGCCCAGGGCGCCTGCACCGCCTATGATGCCAACGGCCACGCCAATCCTTCAAAGAACATCGCCAACGGCACGACGATCGTCAGCTCCGTCCAGGCGATCGGCGGCGTCTCGGCCAATATCAAGGCGCACGGGGCGCTCTCCGTCGATTTCGGCAATGTCAACAACACGTCGGCAGCCGGTTCGATGGCCGGCGGCGCCAGCGTCGCCGCCGCAAGCAACCCCGGCGATCCGTTGTCGGCGCTCTCCGGCCTGACGGCCGGCGGCGCCCTCTTCAACGTCAACTCGGGCCTCGGCACCACCCTTGTCGCCTCGACCAATCCGCAGTCGGGCGGTTTCGGCAAGCGGATCCCGGGGCAGACCTTCCTGTTCGAAACCCGCGCCGACTTCCTCGATCTCAGCAAATTCTACGGTTCCAACTATTTCATGGAGCGCATCGGCTATCAGCCGGACACCACCATTCCCTTCCTGGGCGACGCCTATTTCGAGAACCAGCTGATCGACACGCAGTTGCGGCAGCTCGTCGGCGAAGGCCTCGGCAGAAGCACCTTCATCGCCGGCAACAGCGCGATCGAGCAGATGAAGACACTGCTCGACAACGGTGCCGACTATGCCAACGATCACCACCTGGCCGTCGGTCAGGGTCTCACGCCGGCGCAGGCGGCAGCTCTCACCGAGTCGATCGTTCTCTACCTGTGGCAGACAATCGATGGCGTGCAGGTGCTCGCGCCTGTCGTTTATGTTGCCGCCGCCGACCGGCAGAAGCTCACCGGCGCCGGCGCCGTCATGGCGGGCGGCTCGGTCGACATGGATGTCGGCGATCTCGCCAATTCCGGCCTGATCGCCTCCGCCGGCGGCCTTACCGTCACCGGCAAGACCATTCAGGGCAGCGGAACGTTCCTGTCGCGCGGCGATACGGTGCTCAATGCCACCAACGGCATCACGCTCGCGGCCCAGACCATGACGATCGGCGGCCAGAACATGGTCAACACCAATGCCGGTGTGACGGCATCGGGCAACGTGCAGCTTGCCGGCGGCAGCGGCGATCTGGCGCTCAAGGGCGTCAAGGTCAATGCCACAGGTGACGCCACGCTCTCCGGCAAAAATGTAACGCTGGATGCCGCCAAGGTCGAAAACGACGGCCAGCAGAATGCCACCGGCACCCAGGTCGCCAGCGGCAAGGCCCTGACGATCAAGGCCACCGACAATGTCAACGTCATCGGCAGTTCCGCCAAGGCGGGCACGACACTCGATGTGACCGCCGACAAGGGCTCGGTGGCCGTGGTGTCGACCGATGTCGCTCGCAACAACCAGTCCGGCTACACCAGGACCCTGTCCACCGACCAGCAGCAATCGCAGCTTTCTGCCGGCACCAAGGCGACGATCACGGCCGGCGACGATATCCTGCTCTCCGGCTCCTCCGTCAAGGCGAAGGGCGATGTCGCGCTTTCCGCCGGCGACGATATCAATATCACCGCCGCCCAGGAGCAATCGGCATCCACCTTCGGCAAGAAATCCGCCTCGTCGATCACCCATGTCGGCTCTGAGATATCGGCCGGCGGCGACCTCTCGGTGACGGCAGGCAACAGCACCGGCGATCACGACCTCAACATTGTCGGCAGCAAGCTTGCCGCCGACGGCAAGGTCGGCCTCAAGGCCGATGGCGACGTAACGATCGCCGAAGCCACCGACACCGCAACCCTCGACACCAAGCTCAACCTTAAGGGCGGTTTCCTCGGCAAGAGCGAGAAGACGACCACCCATCTGGAAACGACGACCGCCGTCGGCTCCGCCATATCAGGCGGTGGCGGCGTCGATATCACCTCGGGCAAGGACACGGTCGTCTCGGCCTCGAAGATCGAGGCTGGCAAGGAAGACGGCACTACTCCGGCGAACCTGAACATCACCACCGGCGGCGACCTCGTCATTGCATCCGGCAAGGACACCAGCGCCAAGGACGACAAGGGCTCGCGCAGCGGTTTCCTCTCCAAGGGATCGTCGAGCCATAAGAGCTACGACGAAACGACGGTCGGCTCGCAGTTGAGCGCCAGTGGCGACATTAATCTTGACGCCGGCGGCGCGGCGGTGATCGCCGGTTCCAAGGTCGATGCGGATGGTTCGATCACCGTGGCCGCCGACAGTGTTTCGATCATCGGGGCGCAGGAAACGCACGAGCTTGAGGAGCAGCGCAAAAAGTCCGGCTTCGGCATCGGCGGCGGTGGCGGCTTCATTTCGATCTACGGCAGCCAACAGAACAAGGGCGCGCAGGCGTCGACCCTCAATGTCGGCTCAGCGCTTTCCGCTGGAGAGGACGTCAACCTCAGAGCCCGAGCAACCGACCTGAACATCTTGGGTTCCTCGGTTGACGCCAAGCGCGACATCAACCTGTCGGCGGCCCGCGACGTCAATGTGACACCCGGCGCGGAAAGCTTCTCGCAGTCCGAACAGGAGAAGAAGTCCGGCTTCGGCCTGTCCTTCTCCGCCGGCAATGGCGGATTCTCCATCGGCATCGGCGCGCAGACGAGCAAGGACAGCTCGGCGCAGCAGTCCGATACCAATGCTGCGTCGGCGCTGTCGGCCGGCCGCGATCTCAACATCTCCGCCGGCAACAACCTCAACCTGCAGGCTGCGCAAGCTTCGGCCGAGCGTGACGTCATCCTCTTCGCCGCCAAGGACATCAACCTACTTTCAGCGGCGGATAAGACGAATTACGAGGAGATCCACGAGAAGACCTTTGCCGGCGTGACGCTCAGCGTCTCCAGCCAAGTCGGCCAAGCGGCCAGCAGCATCATGAACTCGGCCGAACGCCTTGCCGGCGACAGCCGCGTCAATACAGTGACAAACACCACCATTGCCGCTCTCGGTTTCTATCAGGGGTACAAGGGCCTGAAGGAAGCTTATAAGCAACTGACGGACACGTCTCTTGACGCGGAAGGCCTCAACTTCTCGGTCTCGCTAATGGCCGGCGTCAACCATCAGGAAAACAGCTCGTCCTCGTCATCCTCGACGCCCGTCGTGACCGACATCCGCGCCGGCCGCTCGACCACACTAAAGGCACAGGACGGTTCGATCATCAGCGACGGTGCTCAGATCGCCGCCGGCTACGACAAGTTCGGTCTTCCCACAATCTCTGACGATCCGCTGGCTGGCGATATTTTCCTATCGGCACAGAACGGCAATATCAACTTCAATGCGGCGACCGGCACGTCGGACACATCGAGCAAGAACTCGTCCTATAGCGTCGGCGTCGGCGTTAAGTGGGAGTGCGGCACGAAGTCGAAATGCGTGCCCGGGGTCAGCGTCAACGGCTCCTACGGCAAGGGTAATGATGGCACGACGGGGCTGACGAATTACAACACCCATGTCAACGGCACCGGCGACGTCACCATCCTCACCAACGACCTCACGCTGAGGGGCGCCACCGTCACCGGAAACTCGGTGACCGCCGCCGTCCGCAACCTGACGGTCGAAAGCCTGGTGGACACGAGCACTGCAAATGCCCGCCAGCTCAACCTTTCCGGCTCGATCGGCACGGACGGCTTCAGTGCCTCCGGCTCGACGCAGAAGGCGACGGGCGACGCCGCCGTGGTCGCCGAGCAATCCGGCATCCATGCCGGCATTGGCGGTCTTGATTTGACCGTCAACAAGAAGACGACGCTGGTGGGCGGCCTGCTCACCAGCGAGGCTCCGGCCAATCTGAACCACTTGGAAACCGGCACGCTTGAGGTCTCCGACGTCGACACCCATTCGCGCTGGAAGGCCGACACCTACGGCGCCTCGATCGGCTCCGGCGGCTTGAGCCTTGCAAAGGTCAACGACGGAGAGAGCACAACCGGCAAGGCCTACTCGGCCATTGGCGGCAATATCGGCATCACCATCACCGATCCCGAGCACCAGACGCAGGATATCGACACGATCCGTCGAGACACGGAAAACACCAACGCCTCGCTGCCCGGTCTGCCAGACCTGCAGAATATCCTGCGCGACCAATACAAGACGCAGGCCGATCTGCAGGAAGCGCAGAAGACGATGGCGGGCTTGGTCGGCGATATTGCGTCGGAACTGTACAAGCAGTCGACGACCCAGGCCGAACGTGATTTTTGGGTAGAAGGCGGCCCGGGCCGCGCGCTACTTCACGCTATCGGTGGCGGCATCCTTGGTGGCGTCAATGGCTGGGAGGGCGCGATCAAAGCCGCTCTGGGCGGCGCCGCGACCACATTGATGGCTCCAGCCATAGCTAAGCTCGTCGAGGGTATGCTCAAGGGCACCAAATACGAAGGAACGCCCGAAGGTGACGCGCTCGCCAAACTGATCGGCGCAACCCTTGCGGCGGGTGTAGGCGGAGCTGTGGGGGGTGCTGAGGGCGCCGGGTATGGTGCTGCGAACTATCAGTACAACTACCTGAATCACGCCGACAACGATGCGCTGAATGCTGCCAAGGCAGCGTGTGATAGCTCAAAGGGCGCCGACACGACAGCCTGCGGCGAGAAGACGCGCCTGGAGGCAAAAGATAAACAGCAACAGGAGGCCTATGTCGCTTGCCGGCAGAATGGCTATGGCGGCAGCGGTTGCACGGTGGTCCTAGCGGACGTAGTGGCTGCCCTTTCCAGCTATGCCGGCACGATCTCTTATTGGGCATCGCCAGAACAGCAGCGGGCGCTACTGCAAGAGCTTGATAGTTCCGGAGGCAGCGATCAGATTCTCAAAATTCTCGCGCCCAACGGAATTCAGAATCTGACACCAGAGCAGAAGAGAGATCTTCCGTCCATCTTCGGACTATTGGTCTCCGATCCCGCCGGGATCTTCGGTATCCCCTACGCGATTCAACAAGCTAGTGATGGCGACCCGGCAGCAATGGCGCAAATCGTTGCAATCGCCACCAAGCTCAGGATCTTTGGGTCAGGAACGCTGGGGGAGATCACCAAGGCGGAAGGAGGTACTTGCGCCGGCGGGCATTGCGCAGTCGGTTGTTCGTTCGACGGTTCCACGCTGGTCAAGACGGTTGATGGCTTTACGGCTATTCGCGACATCCGACCCGACAAGACATTGGTGTGGTCGCGCGACGAACAAGGGCGTGAAGGCTACAAGCTTGCCCTCGCTAAAATCCAAGAAAACCATACAGAAACTGTCTATTTGACCCTAAAATCTGACACGAACGGACGGCGGCAAACCATCATAACCACGACCAACCATCCTTTCTTCGCTATTGTTTCGGAGAAGCGAACGGTTCCGATAGCGTTGCCGGAAGGTCACCGGTACGAGGGGCCGATCCAAAATGGCTTTTGGGTTGCAGCAGCCGACCTTCAGCCGGGCGAAAAGTTGTTCGACTCGGATGGAAGCTGGAGTTCAGTTGTGAATGTTCGCATCGAAGACAAACAGCTGAACGCCTACAATCTGACGATTGCCGACTTCCATACCTACTTCGTAAAGCAAGCGGACAACGACAATGCCCAGCCGGTATGGGTGCACAACGCCTGTGGACCGGATATCAATAGGTTTATTAAGAAAAGCACGGAAGACCGAACTTCAGACGTGTTTGAGGCGGCGCAGTCTCAGTTCGATGTCTTGGCCAAGGGCGAAAGTGTCGGCACAAACGGGGGTTCCGTTATCGCATCATCTCTGAAAGACGTTTCCCGGGAAGAGATACAATTCGCATTTGATTCTGCTGACTCCGGAAACAAAGTTGTTATTCTCGGTGGCTCCAAGAGCCAAGGGCTGGACTTCTTGATAAATGACCAGCGATTCGAGCTGGCGACGGTCTCAAAGAATAGTACCGTTACTTTACAACGTGCCGTCTTGGAAAAAATTACCTCGAATACCCGCAGGGACTCTGGGGCTTCGATTGTGATTGATGGCCGCGCCGCCAATCTGAGCCGCGGGACCGCGGAAGAGGCAATGAAAAGGGTCATGTCGGATGCCGCATATGACAAAACTGCGCCAACTGTAACGATTTACACCGCACAGGGTAAACTTGTGTACGAGTACCCGAAGTAG